Proteins co-encoded in one Papaver somniferum cultivar HN1 chromosome 5, ASM357369v1, whole genome shotgun sequence genomic window:
- the LOC113282674 gene encoding FIP1[V]-like protein, with product MSFMEDEDDDFGDLYTDVLLPFTTPSSSSQPPQQPPPPQPLSSDLSNDDDKKSYGGSSNPKSSIPSETLVSDRNHGGENFVTEEEVVTRVSPKADASRVLDFGASVKSEPFVSSAIDDDVRVDGDDDESGAVAGAGGELKMERMDMDDGQPMIPGLSSSSSQFIPPAAAPGVFHDEEEEGEPMEASKREEDEWDSDSDSEDDLKIVLNEDEHDGMNGKEHEGEEDEDGQDLVIVAGDDQIHQLGDEQELGEDGTKQMGDGVERKEIGEGGPKALNGGVMMPNAGGVRPMYPNQGFHPHHSQFKYVRPGAAMVPDGANVGPGGLQNQVRPLGNMGTVPGAGRGDWRPMGVKGGPPMQKGFQAGFGFPGQFGRGPEFTLPSHKTVFDIDIDGIEEKTWRNPGVDISDFFNFGLNEEAWKDYCKQLGQLRLEATMQSKIRVYESGRSVQDYDPDLPPELALAAGGQDTVENLNPGKIDGGQGDSTGQGRGAAHARPMMPPGRAIQVEGGYGERLPSAETRPQRARDTDSVIEIVLQGSVDDDLSTDNGNDEQLGVQGEDLKGDHETEEDMAEQPDNESYEGDGTLPFPSEAAPIHYRPGSKGHNPVYPTGAFGLPHEGRRPQGDVRVNSNHAAVGSKSYDTSKGKSSRSSEGNQTPESSSHVQVDGARGSVSEHKDDLHNELATADSSVRIDEGEMSRDVTLTDDATGDGQIISKAEQPAVMDIDEGYDLMPTRSSDNSKARSGGSRDYQKKRETGEEEVVQEARSRRTGEMRRRRDEDENSFRKRGSTDRDGRLDVGRNLIPVKVREDSHHPSRESYPNPAHQLHPKITDFEMWRDSSSVGARQRRDDETHARRVRDEETRKRERVEEIGSRHGSKARESESNEREEHHHHSRKRLENSEWRGRPEKIVGHSQRDRDDYMMNRLESLNDPPTKRRKDEEYPRREQAEKEEYLHGFRTREGSSRRNREPDDFMEHRRDDRLRLREKLDDPHFLRHRDDSWRLRERDEWQRLKQPHEDIFPNREREEIRGSVRSSRGTEDKHMMGNARIKDESRVVGFEKDYPFKDKKRLNEQSKRREREEDATLLQHRGREDVFASENYAHNEDRNPRHERSSKNGDHSVDNRQWSNKERAKDISRSKESELGDQNTARSKRKQEESSAHRYVKVGKGASEQESGNIPTESRASGQSRTVSSSLSKKNHKELEPPVQVQHNSRNHRQDASSDDERQNSRRRVSKQDSSMNEKERTRSTNTKTKEANKNNKNDAASLASDQPDELVKKVETGDNQHPPNEEKAAGDSERNGDDRSHLDTVAKLKKRSERFKLPLTSEKDATGNRKTDAEVVTTHSETVADEAGIKPERPARKRRWTGS from the exons ATGTCTTTCAtggaagacgaagatgatgatttCGGAGATCTCTATACAGATGTTCTTCTTCCTTTCACTACtccctcttcttcatcacaaccaccgcaacaaccaccaccaccgcagcCCCTTTCTTCCGATCTCAGCaatgatgatgataaaaaatCATATGGTGGTTCTTCCAATCCTAAATCGTCTATTCcttctgaaaccctagtttcggaTCGAAATCATGGTGGTGAGAATTTTGTTACAGAAGAAGAGGTAGTAACTAGGGTTTCACCCAAAGCAGATGCAAGTAGGGTTCTTGATTTTGGTGCATCTGTAAAATCAGAACCTTTTGTGAGTTCTGCAATTGACGATGATGTTCGAGttgatggagatgatgatgagAGCGGTGCCGTTGCTGGTGCTGGAGGAGAACTGAAAATGGAGAGGATGGATATGGATGATGGACAACCTATGATTCCAGGtttgtcttcatcttcatctcaatttattcctcctgctgctgctcctggggTTTTTCATGATGAGGAAGAGGAGGGAGAACCTATGGAAGCTTCGAAAAGAGAGGAGGACGAATGGGATAGTGACAGTGATAGCGAAGATGATCTCAAGATAGTTCTTAATGAGGACGAGCATGACGGCATGAATGGGAAAGAACATGagggtgaagaagatgaagatggtcaAGATTTGGTTATTGTTGCTGGAGATGATCAGATTCATCAGCTTGGAGACGAACAAGAATTGGGCGAGGATGGGACTAAGCAGATGGGCGATGGCGTCGAAAGGAAGGAAATTGGCGAAGGAGGACCTAAAGCATTGAATGGTGGAGTCATGATGCCTAATGCTGGCGGGGTGAGACCAATGTATCCAAATCAAGGGTTTCATCCACATCATTCTCAGTTTAAG TATGTAAGACCCGGTGCAGCAATGGTACCTGATGGAGCTAATGTTGGTCCTGGAGGTCTCCAAAACCAAGTTCGCCCCCTTGGCAACATGGGCACTGTTCCTGGAGCTGGTAGAGGTGATTGGAGACCTATGGGGGTGAAGGGTGGTCCTCCCATGCAGAAAGGGTTTCAGGCAGGTTTTGGATTCCCTGGACAATTTGGAAGAGGACCGGAGTTCACACTTCCATCTCACAA AACGGTATTTGATATTGACATTGATGGCATAGAGGAAAAGACATGGAGAAATCCTGGTGTTGATAtatctgattttttcaattttggaTTGAACGAGGAGGCCTGGAAAGATTACTGCAAACAGCTG GGGCAACTACGTCTGGAAGCTACCATGCAGTCCAAAATCCGGGTGTATGAAAGTGGGCGATCCGTGCAG GACTACGATCCGGATCTGCCTCCCGAACTTGCTCTTGCAGCTGGTGGTCAAGATACTGTTGAAAATTTGAATCCTGGAAAGATAGATGGGGGACAAGGTGATTCAACTGGCCAAGGAAGAGGAGCTGCACATGCACGGCCGATGATG CCACCAGGGAGGGCAATTCAAGTGGAAGGTGGTTATGGTGAGCGTCTTCCATCCGCAGAAACCAGACCACAGCGAGCCCGTGATACCGATTCAGTCATAGAG ATCGTGTTGCAGGGCTCCGTGGATGATGATTTATCCACTGATAACGGTAATGATGAGCAACTTGGGGTGCAAGGAGAGGATCTTAAAGGGGACCACGAGACTGAAGAGGATATGGCTGAACAGCCTGATAATGAATCTTATGAAGGAGATGGTACTCTGCCTTTCCCATCAGAAGCAGCACCTATTCATTATCGTCCTGGTTCTAAAGGGCATAACCCTGTCTATCCTACAGGGGCTTTTGGCTTGCCTCATGAAGGAAG GCGGCCACAGGGGGACGTACGTGTCAACTCTAATCATGCTGCTGTAGGTAGCAAATCCTATGATACAAGTAAGGGAAAATCAAGTAGAAGCAGTGAAGGAAATCAGACCCCAGAGTCATCATCTCATGTTCAAGTTGATGGTGCGAGGGGTTCGGTTTCAGAACATAAAGATGATTTGCATAATGAACTTGCTACAGCTGACAGCAGTGTTAGGATAGATGAGGGTGAAATGAGTAGGGATGTGACACTTACAGATGATGCTACTGGAGATGGACAAATTATCTCTAAAGCTGAGCAACCTGCAGTGATGGATATTGACGAGGGGTATGACCTAATGCCAACACGTAGCAGTGACAACAGCAAAGCAAGATCAGGCGGCAGCAGGGATTATCAAAAAAAGCGTGAAACTGGTGAGGAAGAAGTCGTTCAAGAGGCACGTTCTAGACGAACGGGTGAGATGAGAAGACGTCGCGATGAAGATGAAAATAGCTTCCGAAAGAGAGGTAGTACTGACAGAGATGGTAGGCTAGATGTTGGGAGAAACCTCATACCTGTAAAAGTCAGAGAAGATTCTCATCACCCCAGTAGAGAATCTTACCCTAATCCTGCACATCAATTGCATCCAAAGATCACAGACTTTGAAATGTGGCGGGATAGTAGTTCTGTTGGAGCTCGGCAAAGAAGAGATGACGAGACACATGCGAGAAGGGTAAGAGATGAAGAGACAAGAAAGCGGGAGCGTGTTGAGGAAATTGGGTCCAGGCACGGGAGTAAGGCTCGTGAAAGTGAAAGTAATGAAAGAGAGGAGCATCATCATCACTCAAGGAAACGTTTGGAAAATAGTGAATGGAGGGGACGCCCTGAAAAGATTGTGGGGCATAGCCAGAGGGATAGGGATGATTACATGATGAATAGGCTCGAAAGCTTGAACGATCCTCCCACTAAAAGAAGAAAGGATGAGGAGTATCCAAGGAGGGAACAAGCTGAGAAAGAAGAATACTTACATGGGTTCAGGACTAGAGAaggcagcagtagaagaaaccgGGAGCCTGATGATTTTATGGAACATAGGAGAGATGATAGGCTGAGATTAAGGGAGAAGCTCGATGACCCACATTTCCTTAGGCACAGGGATGACAGTTGGCGGCTGAGGGAGAGAGATGAATGGCAGAGGCTTAAACAGCCACATGAGGACATATTTCCAAATCGAGAAAGAGAAGAAATCAGGGGTTCAGTAAGGAGTTCGCGTGGAACAGAGGACAAACATATGATGGGTAATGCAAGGATTAAGGATGAGTCTAGAGTCGTAGGTTTTGAAAAAGACTACCCGTTTAAAGATAAAAAGCGGCTGAACGAACAATCTAAGCGAAGAGAGAGAGAAGAGGATGCCACTCTTTTACAGCACAGGGGACGTGAAGATGTCTTTGCAAGTGAAAATTATGCCCACAATGAGGACAGGAACCCTAGGCATGAAAGGTCAAGCAAAAATGGTGATCATTCTGTCGATAATAGGCAATGGTCGAACAAGGAGAGAGCGAAAGATATCTCAAGGAGTAAAGAATCTGAACTCGGCGATCAAAATACTGCACGCAGCAAAAGGAAGCAAGAAGAATCTAGTGCTCACCGATATGTCAAG GTTGGCAAAGGTGCCAGTGAGCAGGAAAGTGGTAACATCCCCACTGAATCACGTGCTTCTGGGCAGTCAAGGACAGTTTCTTCCTCGCTCTCCAAGAAGAATCACAAGGAGCTTGAACCCCCTGTGCAAGTGCAACACAACTCTAGAAACCACCGGCAAGATGCTTCCTCAGATGATGAACGTCAGAATTCGAGGAGACGAGTTTCCAAGCAAGATAGTTCAATGAATGAGAAAGAGAGGACACGCAGTACCAACACAAAGACCAAGGAGGcaaacaagaacaacaagaatGATGCAGCTTCTTTAGCTAGTGACCAACCAGATGAACTGGTTAAGAAAGTCGAGACAGGTGATAATCAACATCCCCCAAATGAGGAAAAAGCTGCGGGAGATTCTGAAAGAAATGGAGATGACCGTAGCCACCTTGATACAGTAGCAAAACTGAAGAAACGAAGTGAGCGGTTCAAGCTTCCACTGACAAGTGAAAAAGATGCTACTGGAAACAGAAAGACAGATGCTGAAGTGGTTACTACCCATAGCGAGACCGTGGCTGATGAAGCTGGGATTAAACCGGAGAGGCCAGCTCGGAAGCGTAGGTGGACTGGTAGCTAA